A genomic window from Pirellulales bacterium includes:
- a CDS encoding PEP-CTERM sorting domain-containing protein has translation MKSTKMPGVIAFSCLVLGLAISAPATTISFSTGDNSTVDGGKPVDAQVTFVTTTNEILVTLENLQTKISDIAQVISGVSFELSNNKTSTTLGSSSGVERTVNSNRTFSDGLTVPTGWQVLLDGTSMQLMLPDGMDTHSIIGPASGTKYSNANSSIAGSSDANPFLAGPVTFVIPVNGVTSTTTVDWATFHFGICATYVQACNTFVPEPGSMTLVGLAIACGAVAGRRKLRSLRRKA, from the coding sequence ATGAAGTCGACCAAAATGCCTGGTGTGATTGCCTTTTCCTGTCTCGTGCTGGGATTGGCAATTTCGGCCCCGGCGACCACGATCTCATTCTCAACCGGCGATAACTCGACGGTGGATGGTGGTAAACCGGTGGATGCCCAGGTGACGTTCGTGACCACTACGAACGAAATTCTTGTCACGTTGGAAAATCTGCAAACGAAGATTAGTGATATCGCGCAAGTGATTAGTGGTGTGTCGTTCGAATTGAGCAACAACAAGACCAGCACCACGCTCGGATCGAGTTCCGGTGTGGAACGAACGGTGAATTCAAACCGTACTTTCAGTGACGGTCTGACGGTTCCCACCGGCTGGCAAGTTCTGCTCGATGGCACCAGCATGCAGCTGATGCTGCCCGATGGAATGGACACGCACTCCATTATCGGGCCGGCTTCTGGCACCAAGTACTCGAATGCGAATTCGTCGATCGCGGGCAGTTCGGATGCCAATCCGTTCCTGGCCGGGCCGGTGACGTTCGTGATTCCCGTAAATGGCGTCACGTCGACGACGACGGTCGATTGGGCCACTTTTCACTTTGGTATCTGTGCGACGTACGTGCAAGCATGCAATACGTTTGTGCCCGAACCGGGTAGCATGACGCTGGTCGGTCTGGCGATTGCGTGTGGGGCTGTTGCGGGCCGCCGTAAATTGCGTTCGCTACGCCGTAAGGCGTAG
- a CDS encoding amidohydrolase family protein: MWIPKWLRDRKKGIDSPMPTQVVSNEEFIPRPQTKQQKQVEYLINTLGEEKAKYLGMERRAFMASTMGMATCFLASNKVFGNYWDVKEDETLEPGAYEDKYPKGEYFVMDVQAHFTNGLAIGFRNQEFVKNMGFKLDESDDAYGFPNFVKEMFFDSETSMLVISGVPGRETHFDRKGNKAEGPKRGGGPLPSWLMSARKKDINDMAGSVRALCQGNCAPNHYWDMKTNSQDKAALFEQMEREVKMYGIDSWKWYCHTDPGRSGNGFQLDDEKLTYPFYEKSRELGIKKISVHKGFSYQSKTLGHLANPKDVEKAALDNPDLTFVIYHSAMQHAPGIEQASLVENYNPTTGDFAWHDVLMKIKERNPKINNVYPEIGSSFGTLVVYHPEMCQHLIGKNVKNYGADHVVWGTDCLWWGSPQWVIDAFKRFQITDEMCDKFGYTKLSKEDKANIFGLNAAKIYGVDPAEQRKNIPKDELSKLKVAYDNFGGTRDNAAYGWVRDDTNT, encoded by the coding sequence ATGTGGATTCCAAAGTGGCTCCGGGACCGGAAGAAGGGGATCGATTCCCCCATGCCTACCCAGGTGGTCTCGAACGAGGAGTTCATTCCACGCCCGCAAACCAAGCAGCAGAAGCAGGTCGAGTACCTGATCAACACGCTGGGCGAGGAGAAGGCCAAATACTTGGGCATGGAACGCCGTGCCTTCATGGCCAGCACGATGGGCATGGCCACCTGCTTCCTGGCCAGTAATAAGGTGTTCGGCAATTACTGGGATGTGAAAGAGGACGAGACCCTCGAGCCGGGCGCCTACGAAGACAAATACCCGAAGGGTGAGTACTTCGTGATGGACGTCCAGGCCCACTTCACCAACGGCCTGGCCATCGGATTCCGCAATCAGGAATTCGTAAAGAACATGGGCTTCAAGCTGGACGAATCGGATGACGCCTACGGCTTCCCGAACTTCGTCAAGGAAATGTTCTTCGACAGCGAGACCTCGATGCTCGTGATCTCGGGTGTGCCGGGACGCGAAACGCACTTCGATCGCAAGGGTAACAAGGCCGAAGGGCCTAAGCGCGGCGGCGGCCCGCTCCCCAGTTGGTTGATGTCGGCTCGCAAGAAGGACATCAATGACATGGCCGGCAGCGTCCGCGCCCTGTGCCAGGGCAACTGTGCCCCGAACCACTATTGGGACATGAAGACCAATAGCCAGGACAAGGCCGCGCTGTTCGAGCAAATGGAACGCGAAGTCAAGATGTACGGCATCGACTCGTGGAAGTGGTACTGCCACACAGATCCCGGCCGCTCGGGCAACGGCTTCCAACTCGACGACGAGAAGCTGACCTACCCGTTCTACGAGAAATCGCGCGAGCTGGGCATCAAAAAGATTAGCGTCCACAAGGGCTTTTCCTACCAGTCGAAGACCCTGGGCCACTTGGCGAATCCAAAGGATGTGGAAAAGGCCGCCCTCGACAATCCGGACCTGACTTTTGTGATCTATCACTCCGCCATGCAGCATGCACCGGGCATCGAGCAGGCCAGTTTGGTCGAGAATTACAACCCGACCACCGGCGATTTCGCTTGGCACGACGTGCTGATGAAGATCAAAGAGCGCAATCCGAAGATCAACAACGTCTACCCCGAAATCGGCTCCAGCTTCGGCACCCTGGTGGTTTATCACCCGGAGATGTGTCAGCATCTGATCGGCAAGAATGTCAAGAACTACGGCGCCGATCACGTGGTTTGGGGAACCGACTGCCTGTGGTGGGGCTCGCCGCAGTGGGTGATCGACGCCTTCAAACGCTTTCAGATCACGGACGAAATGTGCGACAAGTTCGGCTACACGAAGCTCTCCAAGGAAGATAAGGCGAACATTTTCGGCCTCAACGCCGCCAAGATCTACGGCGTCGATCCGGCCGAGCAACGCAAGAATATCCCCAAGGACGAACTGTCGAAGCTGAAGGTCGCCTACGATAATTTCGGCGGAACGCGCGATAACGCCGCCTATGGCTGGGTCCGCGACGACACGAACACGTAA
- a CDS encoding cytochrome c3 family protein → MAPTNFFRRAKLLLCGLASATLLGLSLLSAARHDASIAAEAPADTKTLDPAAWGEDHVGQELPEYMESGECLFCHRNEVGTTWGTNKHNRTIREPEADNLALAALRADPATKQPADEVQLIMGDTRETRFLKRSAAYGKLDLRTVGATLSRTGRAKLDHVDKPTWNTEIFAAECAGCHATAVDPETHAFAAPSLDCFTCHGDAPAKHANDPKLMPLAKARKDSPAVVTSICAQCHVRFGKSKSTGLPYANNFVAGDNLFRDFQVDFALADDVKINPADRHVLDNVRDVVLYGRESMTCLSCHQVHTGSTKAHRDVPDQKYCLHCHEAGKPKKEHIPYEVHSQRCQY, encoded by the coding sequence ATGGCGCCAACGAACTTCTTTCGGCGGGCAAAGCTGTTGCTATGCGGATTGGCCTCGGCGACACTGCTCGGCCTGTCGTTACTTTCGGCGGCAAGGCACGATGCATCGATCGCGGCCGAAGCCCCGGCCGATACCAAGACACTCGATCCCGCCGCCTGGGGCGAGGATCATGTCGGCCAGGAACTGCCTGAATACATGGAAAGTGGCGAGTGCCTGTTCTGCCACCGCAACGAGGTCGGAACGACCTGGGGCACGAACAAGCACAATCGCACGATTCGCGAACCCGAGGCCGACAATCTGGCGCTGGCCGCACTGCGGGCCGATCCCGCCACGAAGCAACCGGCCGACGAAGTGCAACTAATCATGGGGGACACGCGCGAGACGCGCTTTCTGAAACGTTCGGCCGCCTACGGTAAGCTCGATTTGCGCACCGTAGGCGCCACGCTCTCTCGCACCGGCCGCGCGAAGTTGGATCACGTCGATAAGCCAACATGGAACACAGAAATTTTCGCAGCCGAGTGCGCCGGCTGTCACGCCACGGCCGTCGATCCCGAGACACACGCCTTCGCCGCGCCATCGCTCGATTGCTTCACCTGCCACGGCGATGCGCCGGCCAAGCATGCCAACGATCCGAAGTTGATGCCGCTGGCCAAGGCGCGCAAAGATTCGCCCGCCGTAGTTACCTCGATCTGCGCCCAATGCCATGTGCGATTCGGAAAATCGAAATCGACAGGCTTGCCCTATGCCAACAACTTCGTGGCGGGCGATAATTTGTTCCGCGACTTCCAGGTCGACTTCGCGTTGGCTGATGATGTGAAGATCAATCCGGCCGACCGGCACGTGCTCGACAACGTGCGCGACGTCGTACTGTATGGTCGCGAGTCGATGACCTGCCTCAGTTGCCACCAAGTGCATACCGGCTCGACGAAAGCGCATCGCGATGTGCCCGATCAAAAGTATTGCCTGCACTGCCACGAGGCCGGCAAACCGAAGAAGGAGCACATTCCCTACGAGGTTCACAGCCAGCGCTGCCAGTATTGA